AACCACGCTTCTTCTTCAAATTGGTCAATATCGGTTGTATTGAACTCAGAAAACAAAACCGGAAATTCATAAAATAACAGCTCTTCAGTTGTATCAGAAACGGCTGCATTGTAAAGGTGAATATTTCTTTTGCTTGCTGCGTTTTGCTGCAATAGTTTAAAATTCGTTGATGATGGTTCGAATGAACAAACCACTCCTGATTCACCCACAAGTTTTACTGCTAACAATGTATAATATCCGAAATGAGCACCAACATCGAAGAAACAGGCAGCTTCACTTAAATTCTGGATCATGAATTTTGCCAGTCTTATTTCTGATGGATCGGCTTTGCCGCCTGTTAAATAAATATCGGTAGCTGCAGGAAGCATCAAATGCATTTCTGAATCAAAAAAAGTAGTTGCTTTTACAGGCATTCCTTTTTTAATCCATGGATATACAATGGTGCGATACCCAACTGCAAGCACATATTTCATGGGATGATGCAAAAGGCGCCTTAGCTTACTCAGCTTTGCAAGCATTTCAACTTGTGCTAATTTATTACCCAGGCTTTGCATGATGGGTTACTACAATTGAAACTTAAAGTTCAATGATGAGTTGTTTCACAATGGCTGTCATCTTTGGCTCTGCTTCCTTTGCAGCTTGTAAGACTTCTTCGTGTGTAATAATATTTTCTTCTTCACGAATACCAATATCGGTGATTACACTCATTGCAAAAACAGGAATACCCATGTGAATAGCTGCAATTACTTCAGCAACGGTGCTCATGCCCACTGCATCGCCACCAAGCATATGGATCATTTTATATTCACTGCGTGTTTCAAATGTAGGACCTGTTACACCGCAATACACTCCTTCTTTCACATCAATGTTCATGTTGGCCGCAATGGCCTTTGCTTTTTTGATGAAGTCTTTTTTGTACGGCTCACTCATATCGGGAAAACGTGGACCAAGTTCACTCATATTTTTACCGATAAGTGGGTTGGGTGTAAGCTGACTGATATGATCTTTGATGATCATAAGATCACCAACTTTAAATGATGTATTAACACCCCCTGCCGCATTACTGATAACAAATGATTGCACACCTAAATACTTCATTACACGGATGGGATACACTACATCACCTATTGAATAACCTTCATAGTAATGAAAACGACCGGCCATTACCACTACGCTCTTGTTTCCAAGTTTACCAAATACCAGCTTCCCTTTATGTCCTTCAACTGTTGATACAGGGAAGTGCGGTATATCGTTATAGCTGATCTCTTTTTCTATCTGCAATTCATCGGTAAAATGACCAAGGCCACTACCTAAAACTACACCCACTGTTGATTCCTGAGCATACTGGCTGCGGATGTAAGCAACCGTTTGGTTGATCTTATTCAGTAATTCTCCCATTGCTTCGATTTATGTAAGGCGGCAAATATAAGAAGAAGCAAGGCACAAGGACCAAGGAACAAGATGCAAAGACGAAGGAAGTCAACAAAACAAAAGTGACAGCTTTACCTTACTTCTGTTAGCTTAGTTTGGCGTTCACTCCATTTGTTCTTTCCTTATCTTCGCCGAAATTTTTGCAATATGAACCTCCACGAATATCAAGCCAAGGAATTATTGAAGAAATACAATGTTCCGGTGCAGGAAGGATTTGCCTGCAGTACAGTACATGAAGCCGAAGAAGCTTATCGCCAGATCAAGAACCAAAGCGGCAGCAGCTTTGCAGTTGTGAAAGCTCAAATTCATGCGGGTGGCCGTGGTAAGGGTACAGTGAAAGAAACAGGTATCAATGGTGTGAAAGTTGCAAAAAATATTGACCAGATCACTGAGTTTGCAAAAGGTATTTTGGGTGGCACATTGGTGACCATTCAAACAGGACCTGCAGGTAAAGTAGTAAACAAGATCCTTGTTGCACAGGATATGTATTACGATGGACCAACAGAGCGTAAAGAATTTTATCTCTCTATTCTCCTCGATCGTACAAAAAAACAAAATGTGATCATGTACAGTACCGAAGGTGGTATGAACATTGAAGATGTTGCACATGACACTCCTGAAAAAATATTTAAAGAGTGGGTTAACCCTGGCGGACCATTACAAGCGTTCCAGGCAAGAAAGATCGCTTTCAATCTTGGTTTGAGTGGTGAAGCGTTTAAGAACTGTGTGAAGTTTGTAACGAATCTTTACAATGCATATGTTGGATTGGATTGTGGTATGTTGGAAATTAATCCGCTGTTTAAAGCAGCCGATAACAAGATCATTGCGGTGGATTGCAAAATGAACATTGATGATAATGCATTGATGCGTCATCCTGATGTTGCCAACATGCGTGATACAACTGAAGAAGATCCTACAGAAGTAGAAGCAGGAAATCATAACCTCAACTTTATTAAACTTGATGGTAACGTAGGTTGTATGGTGAACGGTGCGGGTTTGGCAATGGCAACCATGGATATGATCCAGTTGAGTGGTGGTCAACCGGCAAACTTCCTCGACGTAGGTGGTACAGCCAATGCACAAACAGTTGAAGCAGGTTTCAAGATCATTTTAAAAGATCCGAACGTAAAAGCAATTCTCATCAACATCTTTGGTGGTATTGTTCGTTGCGATCGTGTTGCTGCAGGTGTAATTGAAGCATACAAAACAATTGGTAATATTCCTGTTCCTATCATCGTACGTTTACAAGGTACAAATGCTGAAGAAGCAAAGAAACTGATCGATGAAAGCGGATTGAAAGTACAAAGTGCAATTCAATTGAGCGAAGCAGCTGCATTGGTAAAACAAGCAGTAGCATAAGCTGAACTAAAAATAAACTGACGGTGCCATACGATTTTCGTATGGCATTCGTTTTTATACCTTGTGAATAGTTTAACCATTCACTTTGCCTGGTCGGCGTACTTTTTGAACCGATCCTGCAATTATAAACCATCAACCAATTATCACATGAAAGGACTACTCCGTAACAGTTTTGTTTTACTCGTTTGTTTAATTACCATTCAGTCAGCTTCTGCACAACTTAGTTTTGAAACACAACATCATTTTAAACCATTTGAAGTTTTATTAGATGCTGGCTACGCTCGTCCGGCAGGTAAAGGTGCTAAGGCCGGTGTGTTACTTGCGCTGGAACCACGTTTTAACGCATTGGATCGTGTAACATTTGGATTGCGCATGGAAGCAACGGCTATGGCTCGTGGCTTTGCTGGATTTGACGGAACAGATCCTAATGCAAATGGTGAAGCAGGTGTAGGCATTTCATTTGTACCTACGGCTGAGTATTATTTTGCTAATCGCACAGTACGCCCCTTCATTGGCGGTGGCGCAGGTGTTTATAATTTCCTGAGTATTGAAGCCAATAGTGAAAACGGAGGTAGTGTTACTGTGCCAGCTTCAACTAAGTTTGGCGGTATGGCAAGAGTTGGTGTGGAGATATGGCATATACGTGCAGCGGTTGAATATAACTTCGTTGCCAAAACCGGTGAGATCAACAATAACTATCTCGGCATAAAGCTCGGTATCATCTTAGGTGGTGGACAGTATTCGTTAGAAGATACCTATTAATATCTTACTACAGAGATGTAAGTCTCTAAGCTCTCAAAGGAAGAAAAGAAGTTTACTTTTCTTCCTTTGTGTTTTGGTGACTTCGTGGCCAACCTCTTTCCCTTTTTTGAAATAATAAATTTCCCTTTAGCTTTGAAGCATGTCTTCAACTGTTCATATTCGTCCCATACAACAAAGTGACAATGCAGCCCTCGCTGTGATCGTTCGTACTTCGCTTGCAGAGTTTGGTGCAAATAAACCCGGCACTGTTTTTTACGATCCCACAACTGATGCATTGTATGAACTGTTTCAAGCCAAAGGCAGTTTCTATTTTGTTGCAGAAGAAGATGGAAAACTGTTAGGTGGCGGCGGTATTTATCCAACCGAAGGTTTACCAGCTAAAACATGTGAGTTGGTAAAGATGTACCTCCACAAAGATGCACGTGGAAAAGGCTTGGGCAAACGGATGATCGAACATTGTCTTAGCTGGGCAAAAGATAACGGCTATGAACAAGTGTATTTAGAAACGATGCCGGAGTTGAAACAAGCATTGAAAGTATATGAACTCTTCGGCTTTGAATATTTAGATGGACCAATGGGTAACAGTGGGCATTTTGGATGTGATCGATGGATGTTGAAGAAGCTTTGAAAAAAAGTTCTGGAGTTCTAAGTTAGTAAGTTGAACTAAAAACTCTGAACTTAAAACTAAGAACTCATCAACTCCACCTCATACACCCCACTAAACAAATACACCGCCCCACTCTTCACATCAATTGCTTTATGGCGTTTGCGTAACTTTTCTTTTTTCTGAAACACACGACCGTCTTTTGTTTTAAATAGCTGATCATGTTGCAATTCCTCCACCAACACTTCACCATTCTTACGCACATCATAATTTTTCAACACACGCATCAAGTGTTCTTCACCGCAACTGGTAGCTGATGGGTTTTGTAATGACTTCATCAACGCCTTTTCAATATCAGCCGGGAAAATTTTCTTCAATAAAAACTGGGCGAGTATTTTTCCATATTCATGCTTCCACTCTTTACCGTGTGCAGCAATACGAAAACCAAAATTCTCAAATGCCAGCAGGTGAGCGATCTCATGTAACAACGTTACAAGGAAAGCATATTTATTTAGATTACCATTTACACTGATGCGGTGATTCTTTTGATTAATCGCATGGCGGTAATCACCAAGTATACTGTTACGTTCCCTGGTAATAGTTAAATGAATTTTGTAATGATGGAGATACTGCAACACCGGTTCAACCGAACCTTCGGGCAAATAAGCAGCCAATGCATGTAATGGAACTTCCTTCTTACTCATTATTCTCTTTCTTCTGCTTCAACAGGCGAAACACCATCCGCACTTCCATAAATGAATAAACAAAATACAAAGCCATACAAATGTACAATGCAGGTTTATTGATGTTGGGTTTTGCAACCATTGCATAAACGATCACTGCTGCAGCACAAACAAACATCTTGATCATGAGTGCGCCATACACGCTGCGGAAAAACACCTGGATGTTTTTATGCAGAAATCCTTTTACATGAAAATAAAGCGAAGCAATGGTTACTGCAAACAAGATGATGTTACCGATAATCAGTACATCCTGGCTCATACCATATTTGGTAAGCCAGCTTTTAGCAGTAATGAATAAGGCATTTAAAACAATAAACAAGATAACAATGGGAACAAAAAGCTGACGTGTTTCTTTCTTCATTTCATGATTTCTTAGACGTGTCTTTGAGTATGCGGTAAAACATGGCCAGTAAAACAACTAATGGCAAGAGCCATCCCAATAAAGGAAAGTTGAGTTGTAACCAGCCATCCGCTTTCAGCCCCAAAAATACAGCTAAGCCCAATGCCACGAGCAGTTGCGTAGCCAGGCCGGCATACTGCATCAGGTATTGCTTATTTGTTTTTGTTTCCCCTTTTTGCTTATTGGTCGTTGGCTGCGGCATTTAACGATTCTTTGCTGATCTCCAGCACGCTGGCCAAAGGTGCACTTGATACAGCAGCAGCGCCCATATGACATTCGCCATTGAACGAAGCAGTAGCATCAACCTGCAACTGACCGGCATAAATATTACCGTTTATCTGGCAACTGCCTTTCAGGTAAAGCAATTCGGTTACTTTAATGGTGCCGTTGATCTGCCCAAGCACATCGGCTTGTTGCGCAACCACATCACCGTAAATTTTACCCGATGGACCCACCAGCACTTTTGAGGAAGTGGTGAGGTTGCCATGAAGGGTGCCATCCACCCGGATGTCGCCCTTGCTTTCAATATTTCCTTTGATTTCGGTACCGGAGGCAACGATTGTTGCGAGGCCTGTTGAGGAATCTTTTTCCTGGGAACTGGATTTACTGTTGAACATATGCAGTGGTTTTTATTGTGTCGAACGTTCTACTTCAGGTACTTTCAGGGTATTTGTATCCAACACATTGGTTTTTACATCGCCTGACAATACCTTTTTCAGGTTATCAAGATACTGGTCTTTATACAACATTGATCTTTCCAGCGAATCGATCTTCGTTTTATAGAAGATCAGTTCTTTACGCTGACTTTGTGAACCATAGCCCGGTAAATAATATTTCAGGTTGGTAAACGTGATCAGCGCTACTGTAAGCCCCACCAATAATACAAAAATGGTGCTAAGAGTAACATAAACGCTCAATCTGGATAATTTAAATGTTACCACTTCTTCATAGGTATCATCGTTCATCACCACCAAACGGTAGCGGTTGCGCAAGCGCTTCAGTGTACTTTCTGCGTCAATTCGTTTTGCCATACTGTAAATGAGGACTAAATTTACTGTTTAACAGGTGGAAATAAAGAAATTCTTCCTGATTTTACCTTGAATTAAAATATTTTTGGTCGTATTGAGTTAATTAAGAAAAACGACCCAACGCCTGCATGCAGCCAATTATTGTACCTAAATTGAATCTCATCCTGATCGTTCTCCTGCTGGGCTGCTTTTCTGCATCGGCACAACCCGACTTTACCTTACCGCTGGTAAAACCGAAAAAATACGAGAACAAAACACTGGGTTCGGAAAAAACAGACGATAAGAAATTTACCCTCCCCCGCCGTATTTACCAGAGCATGGTTACGCATTATAACTTTCATTACAATGCCACCACCAAGATCAATGCTATTGTGGAAAAAGCGAAACTGAGCCACCAGGATGATTACACTCAACTCCTTCCCTTTTATAATTATTCAACTGACCGTACTGCTGCTGATTCACTTGAACTCGATTCGGTGATCTTTAAAGCTACAGCAGGCATTGTGCTGCACGATTTACGCAATAATTATATTGATAACATGTACCTGCTCATCGGGCAGAGTTATTTTTATTGGCAGAAGTATGATTCGGCTTACCGCATCTTCCAGTTTATCAATTACAATTTCTTCCCGAAAGGAAAAGATGAATACATTATTGTTGTTGGATCGAATGATCGTTCAACAAAAGGCGATCTGAATATTGCCACCAAAGAAAAGACCGACTTGATGCATAAAGCATTTTCGCATGAGCCCAGTCGTAACGATGCACTCATTTGGTTGACTCGCACCTACGCAGAAGATAATTTATACCCCGAAGCATATAGCCTCGTCAACCTATTACGGAAAGACCCAACCTTTCCTAAACGATTACATGGCAAACTGAACGAAGTACAGGCCTATACTTTTTATAAGCAGGAACAATGGGATAGTACTGCTTTTTATTTAAAAGATGCATTGGGTGAAGCTGCTGATAAAACGGAGTTGGCCCGTTGGGAATATTTGCTGGCGCAGTTGTATGCAAAAACAAATCAACCTGAGCTTGCTTCTTCTTATTTCAACAAAGCAAAATCACATACTACTGATCCGGTGCTTTACATTCATGCACGTATTTATGAAGCACAGCTCGTGAAAAAAGAAGGTGGCGATGCAGTGACTGAAACATTAGCAGATCTCTTGAAGCTTTCAAAGAAAGAACGTTTTGACGGCTATGAAGATGTCTTGTTCTATGCTGCAGCTGGTATGGCCTTGGAAAAAGGTGATACTACGCAAGCAATGACCTTATTGAAACGCAGCGTTTCTTACATGCCTGAAAATCCATCAACAAAAAATAAAGCATTTGTAAAACTTTCTGACCTGGCATATGCACGCAGAGATTATACGCTTGCATCAAACTCACTTGATAGTGTGAACATGCAAGACCCAGCTCTTGCAGACATGACCGCACAACTGCAAATAAAACAGCAAATGCTGAAGCAATTGGTGAATCTTATTACAATTGTAAAACAGCAAGACAGTTTGCAGGCTGTTGCCAAAATGCCGGAAAAGGAAATGGAAGCTTACCTGAAATCACTTGCACGCAAGCTTCGCAAGCAACGTGGCTTAAAAGAAGAAGCAGCCTACACGCCAACGTTAGCTGTAAACAATGGAACAGTCGATAACACACCCATTTTCACCAATGCAGGTAGTGGTAATAGTTGGTATTTTTATAATGCTGCACAAAAGTCGAGAGGCTTCAGCGAGTTTAAATCAAAATGGGGCAGCCGTCCGAATGTAGATAACTGGCGCAGGCAGGATGCAGTAGATGCAGCCAAACCAGAACAACAGGCACCACAATATGATCATAACAGCGGAGAAGATGTAAGTATTGAAGCAGATAAAATTCCTGAAGATGAGTTAACAGCTGAAGGTTTGAAAAGCCGTTTGCCTCTTACCGAAGAGAAGATGCTTGCGTCGAACAGGAAGATTGCAGAATCATTATTTGAGCAAGGGCAGATCTATAAAAACCAGCTCGAAGATTACGAGCAGGCAGCCATTGTATTTGAAGAGATATGGAAGCGTTTTGGCAATTATGAAAGAGAACAGGATGTATTATTTGAGTTGTATTACTGCTACACCAAAATTGGTGATAAAGAAAAAGCAGCTTACTTCCAGGATCAATTGAATAAGAAATATCCGAATGGCGACCTGGTGCAAAAAATAAATGCATCAAAAAATCCTGTGGTTATTTCGAAAGATGCAAAAACAATTGCTTACGAAAATATTTACAACCTGTTTATCTCCGGAAAATTTGACGAAGCACAACAGGAGAAAAAACTGGCTGATTCATTGTACGGAAATTCTTATTGGACCCCACAGTTGTTATACATTGAATCGTTGTATCACATCAAACAAAAAAATGATAGTGTAGCCATTGTTACATTAACCAACCTTGAACGCAATTTCCCTGGCACTCCAATGGCTGAGAAAGCAGCCGTGATGAAAGATGTGGTGAGCCGCCGTGCCGAAATTGAAGATTATCTCACACGCACCAACATTGTTCGTCAAACAGAAGATAGTGTGGTATTGCCATTTGATGAAGGCACAAAAGTGAATAAGGTTGTTCAGGAAATAAAGAAAGACTCAAGCAATCAGATTAAGCCAATCAATCTGCCCGGTCAGAACAATGCGAACATTCAAAGACCTGTGGCGCCAATTGAAAAAACGGATGTAAATAAAACAGATCGCAACAATGCAGGCAAACCGGTTATTGGCAACAAGCCCGGCATGGATACAACAACCATCAAGCCGTTGAAAGAAGGCAAAATTGAAATGGCTTATGTATACAACGCAACCGATCCTTATACTGTGCTGATGTATTTTGATGAAGTAGATCCGGTTTATTTAACAGAAGCCAGAACTGCTTATCAACGTTATAACTCATCATCATTTGGTGGTCAGAATATTCCTCTGAAAATTTATGAGGGCGACAAAGACAACACATGGATGGAAATGGGTCTGTTTGCCGACGTAACAACAGCACTTGGGTACATGGAAGAATGGAAAAAGAATGCCCGACAGATCGTTCCATGGCTGCCTGAACTGAAATACAATTTTGTCATTATTTCCGATCGTAACCTGGAAATGTTAAAAACCAGGAAGAATATGGAAGAATACAGGACCTTTTTACGTCAATACATCAAGGATAAATTTTAGGAATTCTTCTTCCTTTTGCCTCCCTGAATTGTTATAGATTTGTCTGGTATTGAATTTGCATATAATTGCATCTCACATTCTCATCTTATGCGTAAACCAATCAAGTATTTATGGCGTGCCTTTTTCATCGGTATGGGATTGTTTATCCTGCTGGTGATCGGTGCAAATTTCGGCCTGCTCGGTAAAATGCCTTCCCTCGAAGAACTGGAAAATCCATCTGCTTCTCTTGCCAGCGAGGTTATTGCCTCAGATGGTACCATGATGGGTAAGTTTTACCTGGAAGATCGTACTAATGTAGAGTACAAAGACATTTCCAAAAACATAGTAAATGCCTTGATCGCTGCTGAAGATGAGCGTTTTTATGAACATTCCGGCATTGATGGTCGTGCCCTTGCACGAGCCATTGCAAAACTTGGTAGCGACGGTGGTGGCAGTACTATTACTCAACAGCTGGCACTGAATCTTTTCCGTGAACGTGCAAGAAATAAATTCCGTCGTGTATTTCAGAAAATACAGGAATGGATCATTGCTGTAAAACTCGAACGCAATTTCACCAAAGAAGAGATCATTGCATTATACCTCAACACAGTCGAGTACAGCGATAATGTGTTTGGTATCCGTAATGCATCAAAAACATTTTTTCAGAAAGAGCCATCACTAGTTACCGTTGATGAAGCCGCTTTATTAATCGGGATGGTGAATGCACCTTACGCTTACAATCCACGTTTGTTTCCACCAAGAGCAATGCAAAAAAGAAATGCGGTGATCAACGATATGGTGCGTAACAATTTTGTAAGCGAAGCAGATGCAGAGAAATTAAAAAACAAACCTATCAATCTCAAGTATAAAAAACTTGATGAAAGTGCAGGTCTTGCTCCCTACTTCCGTGATGTGTTGCGTGATCAGATGAAGAAGTGGGCAAAAGAAAATAAAAAACCAAATGGTGAGAGTTATAATATTTACAGGGATGGTTTAAAGATCTATACCACCATCAACCCCCGGATGCAGTTATATGCAGAAGAAGCAGTATCGAAGCACATGAGCGCATTGCAAAAAAATTACTGGACACTGCCTTGGGTGAAAGATAACAGCATCTGGAAAGGTCATGAAAATATTCTTGAGCGTGGTATGAAAGACAGCGACCGCTGGAAGAAGATGGAAGCTGCCGGTATTGATGAAGCAGAAATTCGCAAAGTATTCAAAACAAAAACAAAAATGAAGGTGTTTGCCTGGAATGCCAAGCGTGAAACAGACACCATCATGTCACCTTATGATTCTGTTCGTTATCATAAGATGATCATACAGACAGGTTTTATGGTGATGGATCCTTTTACCGGTGAAGTAAAAGCATGGGTTGGTGGTGTGAACTTTAAAAACTTCAAGTTCGATCACGTAAACATGAACACTAAGCGCCAGGTTGGTTCAACATTTAAACCTATTCTTTATGCATATGCTGTGGAGAATGGTTATACACCTGAAACCCCATTACCAAGTGGCCCGATCAATTTAGGTGGCAAGATGATTACCGGTGGCGGTGGCCCAATGGCTATTTGTCTTGCATTTTCTAAAAACCCGGGAGCAGCCTATTTAATGAATCAATTCGGAGTAAAGAGTGTCATCAATTTTGCACAGAGCACCGGCATAAAAAGCGACATGCCGCCCTACCCATCTATTGCATTGGGTAGTGCCGACATCAGTGTATACGAAATGCTGCAGAGCTATACCATGTTCCCAACCAATGGTATGAGCACGCAACCGATTTATGTAACACGTATTGAAGACAGGAACGGAAATATTCTGCAAACATATGCTCCAGAACAAAAAGTGGTGATGAGTGAAGCCGCTGCTTACACCATGGTAAAGATGATGCAGGGTGTAGTTGATATTGGTACCGGCCGACGTTTACGTGGTATGGGATTAACAGGTGATATCGCCGGTAAAACAGGAACAACAAACGGAAATACAGATACATGGTTTATAGGCTACAATCCTCAATTATTAGCCGGTGGCTGGGTTGGTTGCGACGATCCATTTCTGAAAATGGTAGGTGAAGGTAACCGCACTGCACTACCTATCTGGGGTTACTTCTTCGATAAAGTATTTAATGATAAAACACTTGCTATTTCAAATGAAGCAAAGTTTGTGCAGCCTGAAAGTATGAAGATGGAAACATTTATGGATTACGAAAACTTTGCTGATAAATACCGCAATGAACCTGATGCTGAGAACCCCGATGCAGGTAATGGTACATCTTCTGATTACAATGATCTGAAGTTAACACCTGATCCAACCCTTGGTCCTGAGTCACAGATCAGTGAAGAACAGAAAGTATTACAGGAAGCGAAGAAACAAGCCGATAAAAATCCTGAACAGAAAAAAGATCAAACAAAACCTGTTGCTACCGATCCAAAGAAAGACAGCACTAAAAAGAAATGGTGGCCTTTCCGGAAAAAGAATAATTAATAAAAAAATCCCCGCAGCTATAGCCACGGGGATTTTTTATACACGCTGTCCTTTAAAAGGGAATAATGAATTTCATAGACCTTCGATAAATAGTAGTATAACTAAGTTGTCATTACGACAATGATGTACTCCAGGCAAGTTTGTAAATGCCATCGTCTCCTTTTACACAAGTGAACAAAAAGTTTGTAATAAACGGAATGTTCATTTGTTCAGTGCCTTCTGTTAATGCAACAGTTCCACTGAGATAAATGGAAGAAGAAGATGTTTCTAACGCTTCGCTGTCAACAGGTACCTTCTGGTGGCCAAAACCGAGATCATAGCGACGGTAAGCCAACTGTTCAATCATGTTTTCAAGCAGATCGGGCTGGTCGAGCGTAGCGGCAATGTGAATTAAGTTGTTCATGATCCTTTCTTTTGTGTAGATCAACCAATCGCCTCATTTGTTACCAAACTCTCATTCAATAGATGCAGTAACCGCTATTCTGATTAATAAAGAAATGTGAAAGCTTCAAAAAGCTGCACCTGTGAATAAACTCTCAGGCAGGTAATATTTCCGCTGAACACTTAATCATATTTCTGCATCTTTGTAAAGTAAACAAACTACTGATTATCATGTGTGGAATCGTTGGCTATATAGGGTCAAGGGAGGCCTATCCCGTTGTATTAAAAGGACTGAAACGACTTGAATACCGTGGCTACGACAGTGCCGGAGTGGCGCTGCTCAATCACGGAATGAAAGTGTACAAGAAAAAAGGTAAAGTTGCCCAGCTCGAAGAAGAAGTTATTGGCAAAGACGTTCAATCAAACATCGGAATTGGTCATACACGCTGGGCTACACATGGTGAGCCAAGTGATCGTAATGCCCACCCCCATCTTTCCAACAACGGAAAGCTGGCCATGATCCATAACGGTATCATTGAAAACTATGTATCCATTAAAAATGAATTGCTGAAAAAAGGCTACACATTCAAAAGCGATACCGATACTGAAGTACTCCTCAACTTTATTGAAGATATCAAGACCAACAACGAGTGCTCGTTGGAAGAAGCAGTGCGTATTGCGTTGAAACGTGTAGTTGGTGCTTATGTTATTTTATTGATCGATGAAGACACGCCCGATACCATTATAGCAGCCCGTAAAGGAAGTCCGCTCGTAATTGGTATTGGTAAGAATGAACATTTTCTTGCCAGTGATGCGTCACCAATCATTGAGTACACCAAAGAAGTAGTGTATGTAAATGATTATGAGTTGGCGATTGTAAAAGCCGATGAATTGATCTTAAAAAATCTCGGTAACGAAAAAATAACGCCATACGTTCAGAAACTTGATCTTGAACTGGCAGCCATTGAAAAAGGTGGCTACGATCATTTCATGATCAAAGAGATCAATGAACAACCGCATACTATTTATGATTGCTTACGTGGCCGTTTAGATCCTGTAGCAGGAACGATTACCATGGCCGGTGTACAAAACAAT
The DNA window shown above is from Lacibacter sp. H375 and carries:
- the porW gene encoding type IX secretion system periplasmic lipoprotein PorW/SprE; translation: MQPIIVPKLNLILIVLLLGCFSASAQPDFTLPLVKPKKYENKTLGSEKTDDKKFTLPRRIYQSMVTHYNFHYNATTKINAIVEKAKLSHQDDYTQLLPFYNYSTDRTAADSLELDSVIFKATAGIVLHDLRNNYIDNMYLLIGQSYFYWQKYDSAYRIFQFINYNFFPKGKDEYIIVVGSNDRSTKGDLNIATKEKTDLMHKAFSHEPSRNDALIWLTRTYAEDNLYPEAYSLVNLLRKDPTFPKRLHGKLNEVQAYTFYKQEQWDSTAFYLKDALGEAADKTELARWEYLLAQLYAKTNQPELASSYFNKAKSHTTDPVLYIHARIYEAQLVKKEGGDAVTETLADLLKLSKKERFDGYEDVLFYAAAGMALEKGDTTQAMTLLKRSVSYMPENPSTKNKAFVKLSDLAYARRDYTLASNSLDSVNMQDPALADMTAQLQIKQQMLKQLVNLITIVKQQDSLQAVAKMPEKEMEAYLKSLARKLRKQRGLKEEAAYTPTLAVNNGTVDNTPIFTNAGSGNSWYFYNAAQKSRGFSEFKSKWGSRPNVDNWRRQDAVDAAKPEQQAPQYDHNSGEDVSIEADKIPEDELTAEGLKSRLPLTEEKMLASNRKIAESLFEQGQIYKNQLEDYEQAAIVFEEIWKRFGNYEREQDVLFELYYCYTKIGDKEKAAYFQDQLNKKYPNGDLVQKINASKNPVVISKDAKTIAYENIYNLFISGKFDEAQQEKKLADSLYGNSYWTPQLLYIESLYHIKQKNDSVAIVTLTNLERNFPGTPMAEKAAVMKDVVSRRAEIEDYLTRTNIVRQTEDSVVLPFDEGTKVNKVVQEIKKDSSNQIKPINLPGQNNANIQRPVAPIEKTDVNKTDRNNAGKPVIGNKPGMDTTTIKPLKEGKIEMAYVYNATDPYTVLMYFDEVDPVYLTEARTAYQRYNSSSFGGQNIPLKIYEGDKDNTWMEMGLFADVTTALGYMEEWKKNARQIVPWLPELKYNFVIISDRNLEMLKTRKNMEEYRTFLRQYIKDKF
- a CDS encoding transglycosylase domain-containing protein; amino-acid sequence: MRKPIKYLWRAFFIGMGLFILLVIGANFGLLGKMPSLEELENPSASLASEVIASDGTMMGKFYLEDRTNVEYKDISKNIVNALIAAEDERFYEHSGIDGRALARAIAKLGSDGGGSTITQQLALNLFRERARNKFRRVFQKIQEWIIAVKLERNFTKEEIIALYLNTVEYSDNVFGIRNASKTFFQKEPSLVTVDEAALLIGMVNAPYAYNPRLFPPRAMQKRNAVINDMVRNNFVSEADAEKLKNKPINLKYKKLDESAGLAPYFRDVLRDQMKKWAKENKKPNGESYNIYRDGLKIYTTINPRMQLYAEEAVSKHMSALQKNYWTLPWVKDNSIWKGHENILERGMKDSDRWKKMEAAGIDEAEIRKVFKTKTKMKVFAWNAKRETDTIMSPYDSVRYHKMIIQTGFMVMDPFTGEVKAWVGGVNFKNFKFDHVNMNTKRQVGSTFKPILYAYAVENGYTPETPLPSGPINLGGKMITGGGGPMAICLAFSKNPGAAYLMNQFGVKSVINFAQSTGIKSDMPPYPSIALGSADISVYEMLQSYTMFPTNGMSTQPIYVTRIEDRNGNILQTYAPEQKVVMSEAAAYTMVKMMQGVVDIGTGRRLRGMGLTGDIAGKTGTTNGNTDTWFIGYNPQLLAGGWVGCDDPFLKMVGEGNRTALPIWGYFFDKVFNDKTLAISNEAKFVQPESMKMETFMDYENFADKYRNEPDAENPDAGNGTSSDYNDLKLTPDPTLGPESQISEEQKVLQEAKKQADKNPEQKKDQTKPVATDPKKDSTKKKWWPFRKKNN